One Bos taurus isolate L1 Dominette 01449 registration number 42190680 breed Hereford chromosome 25, ARS-UCD2.0, whole genome shotgun sequence genomic window carries:
- the RRN3 gene encoding RNA polymerase I-specific transcription initiation factor RRN3 has protein sequence MAAPLLHTRFPGDAAASGSAVKTLGSPRTGLSDMLALENDFFSSPPRKTVRFGGTVTEVLLKYKKGETNDFELLKNQLSDPEIKDDQIINWLLEFRSSIMYLTKDFEQLINILLRLKWLNRSQTVVEEYLSFLGNLVSAQTVFLRPCLSMIASHFVPPRVVIKEGDVDVSDSDDEDENLPANFDTCHRALQIIARYVPSTPWFLMPILVEKFPFVRKSERTLECYIHNLLRISVYFPTLRHEILELVVEKLLKLDVNASRQDIEDAEETAAQTGGGADATEALFNMDEDEEADHETKADPGRLDQMVHPMAERLDILLSLLLSYIKDVCYVDGKIDNNKTKDLYRDLITIFDKLLLPTHASCHVQFFMFYLCSFKLGFAEAFLEHLWKKLQDPNNPAIIRQAAANYIGSFLARAKFIPLITVKSCLDLLVNWLHVYLNNQDSGTKAFCDVALHGPFYSACQAVFYTFVFRHKQLLSGNLKEGLRYLQSLNFERIVMSQLNPLKICLPSVVNFFAAITNKYQLVFCYTLIERNNRQMLPVIRNTAGGDSVQTCTNPLDTFFPFDPCVLKRSKKFIDPLYQIWEDMSAEELQEFKKPIKKEVVEDEEDDFLKGEVGITPSSFDAHFRSPSSSVGSPPVLYLPDQSPLVTRICD, from the exons ATGGCGGCTCCTCTGCTTCACACGCGGTTTCCCGGAGATGCGGCCGCTTCGGGCTCTGCGGTCAAGACGCTGGGCTCGCCGAGGACCGG GCTTTCAGACATGCTTGCATTAGAGAATGATTTCTTCAGTTCTCCCCCAAGAAAAACTGTTCGGTTTGGTGGAACTGTGACAGAAGTGTTACTAAAGTACAAAAAG GGGGAAACAAATGACTTTGAGCTGTTGAAGAACCAGCTGTCAGATCCAGAGATAAAG gaTGACCAGATCATTAACTGGCTGCTTGAATTCCGTTCTTCCATCATGTACTTGACGAAAGACTTTGAGCAGCTTATTAATATTCTGTTG AGATTGAAGTGGTTGAACAGAAGTCAGACAGTGGTGGAGGAGTATTTATCCTTCCTTGGTAATCTTGTATCAGCACAAACTGTCTTCCTTAGACCATGTCTCAGCATGATTGCTTCTCATTTTGTACCTC CCCGAGTGGTTATTAAAGAAGGTGACGTAGATGTTTCGGATTCTGATGATGAAGATGAGA ATCTTCCTGCAAATTTTGACACCTGTCACAGAGCCTTACAGATAATAGCAAGATATGTCCCATC cacacCATGGTTTCTTATGCCAATACTGGTGGAAAAATTTCCATTTGTTCGAAAATCAGAGAGAACATTG GAATGTTATATTCATAACTTACTCAGGATTAGTGTGTATTTTCCGACCTTGAGGCATGAAATTCTAGAGCTTGTTGTTGAAAAGCTACTCAAGTTGGAC GTGAATGCATCCCGGCAGGATATTGAGGATGCTGAGGAAACAGCAGCTCAAACTGGTGGTGGAGCTGATGCCACAGAAGCCCTATTTAATATG gatgaagatgaagaagctgacCATGAAACCAAGGCTGATCCAGGAAGGCTCGATCAGATGGTCCATCCCATGGCTGAGCGCCTAGACATCCTCCTGTCTTTACTCTTGTCCTACATTAAGGATGTCTGCTATGTGGATG GTAAGATtgataacaacaaaacaaaagattTGTATCGAGATCTCATAACCATCTTTGACAAGCTCCTGTTGCCCACCCATGCCTCTTGCCATGTGCAATTTTTCATGTTTTACCTCTGTAGCTTTAAATTG GGATTTGCGGAAGCATTTTTGGAACATCTCTGGAAAAAATTGCAGGATCCAAATAATCCTGCTATCATCAGGCAAGCTGCTGCAAATTATATTGGGAGCTTTTTGGCAAGAGCTAAATTTATTCCTCTTAT taCTGTAAAATCATGCCTAGATCTTTTGGTTAACTGGCTGCACGTATACCTTAATAACCAGGATTCAGGAACAAAGGCATTTTGTGACGTCGCTCTCCACGGACCATTTTATTCAGCCTGCCAAGCTGTGTTCTACACTTTTGTTTTTAGACACAAGCAGCTTTTAAGTGGAAACCTGAAGGAAG gttTGAGGTACCTTCAGAGTCTAAATTTTGAACGGATAGTGATGAGTCAGCTGAATCCTCTGAAGATTTGCCTGCCCTCAGTCGTTAACTTTTTTGCCGCAATCACAAA CAAATACCAGCTCGTCTTCTGCTACACCCTCATTGAGAGGAACAACCGCCAGATGCTGCCCGTTATCAGAAACActgctgggggggactcggtgcaGACCTGCACGAACCCACTGGACACCTTCTTCCCCTTTGATCCTTGTGTGCTGAAGAG GTCAAAGAAATTCATCGATCCTCTTTATCAGATATGGGAAGACATGAGTGCAGAAGAGCTTCAGGAGTTTAAGAAACCGATTAAAAAG GAGGTGGTAGAAGATGAGGAAGATGATTTTTTGAAAGGTGAAGTTGGAATCACACCGAGCTCCTTTGACGCGCATTTCCGCAGCCCTTCAAGTAGTGTGGGCTCCCCACCTGTCTTATACCTGCCGGACCAGTCCCCCCTGGTCACAAGGATTTGTGACTGA